TAATGACAGTTAACTAATGCCGATAAAGattttaacactctttattaatgtcaatattgaatatcgctaaaagttatttttgtaatAGCTAGTGCCACAAAATATACTATCTTACAAACTTTAATGCAAAAATTAGTAACACATTTGTATACCTCAACAAATTACTATATTAGCTCATCTGAGATTTTGTGTtcgaaataattatttttgtactcTGAATCTCTAACAAAACGCACCTCACACATTTATTACTTGTATTCTTCCCACCTTTCTTCGTCAAAGAACCAACCATAAATACTCTTGTCTTTATTGTTGTATTTCTCTTTCAcatgtttttaaatgaaaatatattattaaacaaGTTTCTCTTGACATATTCAACCTAGCTCAAGTCTtagtatataatttttctttgttaaatATGTACTTTATTGAAGTGTTTGTTGTAACAACTGAtactaagaagaaaaataattaattttgttttgaaattcaaaaatgatAATAAGTATTCCATTTAGTCTACTTTTACTTTATACCGTATTTCAATTCTCCACATAAAAAGCCTTTCCCCATTTCCCTTTCTTCTATGcgcaaattttactttttaaaaacaaaaaattactcgtttttcaaattatttttcaaaatctaaaaCTAAATGTCAATTAATATGAGATGTGATAAATactcatattaattatttttcataaaggACATGTAAAATTCACAATAGACTTATAAAAAGTGAATAAGAGCAGTAATTAGGGAcaagtattttaaaatcaaataatttgaaacataggaagtaaaaatatatttttaaaaaagggagaaaagctCAAAAGACTAAGTCATGTCATTAGTTTAAAgtttatatcatttatattattttcttttgagaaaAATCTCAGCTATGTCATTATTTGATAATTGAATAACTGAAGTATtgaccaaactaagccattatataaaataaatcaccaaagtaatatgtttttttaaattttacaaaactagtataaacgtatttcacagtaacgttttagggtatattttattttttaaaagctgACGGCGTtagattgatatacgttactcatagcaacgttttactcctaaaacgttattgTGAGTAACGTCTTACTTTTAAAACGTTACTCACAaaaacgttttaggagtaaaacgttactcatagtaacgtatatcaacctaacgcttgtagtttttaaaaattgaaatataccctaaaacgttactgtgaaatacgtttatattagttttgtaaaattttgaaaaaatatattattttgataaattattttatataatggcttaatTTACTAAAAGGATGACATAGTTGAGccttctttcaaaatttgataacatatttttgaacttctttttttttcgaaGTGATTTAATTAATGATACGGTGGATATCttatttgatctttttcctaaaaaaaagaatcaagttaaaaaagtataatattttttttaaaaaaaataatgaatggCAAACTCgtaaataagaaaagaaagtcAACTAATCCATCAAACAAGAAATTTCCAAGTGATACCCTTTGCGTTTCTCAGAAAATCAGGTGTTTTCAAAGCTCCGAACAACCCAAGAAACAACATCACCATTGAAACATCATCACCTCGACGACCCAACACGTTTTTACCTGAATCAACTCAAACAAAGAAGAAAGCGTCTTccaattcattaattatttttaagtgtgtatatatataaacaacacGTTATGGCAGGGAATTTGATCGGAGGGGCAGCAATTGGACAAGCGTTCAGAATGTTGTCcgaatcaatcacacaagccgGAAAAACATCCATCTGTTTCGATTCCAATTTTCGGCGATTAAATTCAACTTTGCTTTCAATGAAACCAGTGCTTGAGGATATAGAGAGACTAAACAAAGCATTGGAAGGAAGAGAATCAGAGACTGAACTATTCAACAAGAGGTTAGAGGAAGGTGAGAAGCTTGTTCGTAAAAGCGCAAAAATCAAACGTTACAATGTGTGCAAAAGGTGGTATTATTCGAAGAAATTAGCTGATTTAGAAAAATCGACAATGAACTTCTTTGAGGTACATGGATTAATGCAATCATGCAGGGATAGGAAAAAAATACTTGTTGCACTCAAAGAAGAAGGAGAGAAGTTAGATGAGATTTACGCTATGTTGAAGGatatgaaacttgaaaaaaacCGAAGGATCACTAAGTGAAGTCTCGAGGATATATTCGTCGTGTGATAttgtgacagaaaaaaaaaatataatactatGCAAAAAGATGTTTACTTACCTTTTTTATTTCCATGTATTGAACTTTATAAACGAGCTCATTTGTAATTgatcttgaaaaataaaataattttcagctATAACTGTTGGATATGTAGCAacaattgatgggaaatagagagaaaaagaggaacttgaaaagttgatAACTTGAAGAGttaggaacttgaaaagtccgcTTATGCTTTAgtgaaaaggcatttgtccctcatcggtggtggaaagaaaaaataggaaagtttaaatatagaaacattcctattaattgttaaaagggttggaaaaaGGGACCCCTTCGCGCCGTCGTCGCTCGGCTTTAGCTTTGGAAAATGATCGATCCGAAAACGTTTCAACTTATTCAAAACTTTCctgtttttc
This window of the Solanum pennellii chromosome 2, SPENNV200 genome carries:
- the LOC107009102 gene encoding uncharacterized protein LOC107009102; translation: MAGNLIGGAAIGQAFRMLSESITQAGKTSICFDSNFRRLNSTLLSMKPVLEDIERLNKALEGRESETELFNKRLEEGEKLVRKSAKIKRYNVCKRWYYSKKLADLEKSTMNFFEVHGLMQSCRDRKKILVALKEEGEKLDEIYAMLKDMKLEKNRRITK